Within the Helicobacter sp. MIT 21-1697 genome, the region GCACAGATTATGACTTATTTAACCGAAAATGAATTTTCAGCCCTATATATCCCTGCGCGATTTTTGGGGCAGATTTCACCTTTTTTCACGCCTATCCCGCTTTTGCTTTCTTCTATTATTGGCGATGAGAGTAGGCATATTGAATCTTTTATCAAAAGAGCAAATATTACCGGGCTTGGCGTGCAATATTCCACACTCACCACGCAGCAAAGCCTCTTTAGCTTATGGAATGAGAAAGATTATTTCAAATCTAGCTTTTTGCTGCATATTATGGGAGAGGGGACTTTCATTGATTTATTGAAATTTTTAGAAGAGAGCTTTAGGGCTTTAGGAGATGAGGCGAGCGCGCATTTATTTGCTTTGGCAAGAAAAGATGAAAGTCGCCATGTAGCCTATGGAATGAGTAATGTCAAACAAGCAATAGCACAAAATCCTGCCAAAATCACTGCCTTAAAAGAAGTCGTTTTTAAGAGAAAGAATTATTTAGACGCTCAAAGTAGCGAATCTTCTTTGCTCTTAGAATCTATGGCAATTTTACGTGGGGGAGGGGAGAGCAGTGCGGAAATTTCACTTGGATTTGAGGAGGTGTTGGAATTAAAGAAAAAAATGGAAAAAAACCGCACAAAGCGGCTTGTGGAATGTGGCATTGATGAGGAACTTGCCCTTGATTTAAGCAGGGCTCACACACCTAATTTTATGTAAGGAGAACATATGTTAAGTTTGGAAAACTTAGAACAAAAAGCAGCAGAGTTTGGGAGAGCATTTGTCGCCCCTCATACAGAATCTATTGATAAAGAAGCAAGATTCCCAAAAGAGGCTTATAATGAGCTCAAAAAGCAAGGCTTTATGGGCTTACTCGTGCCTAAAGAATATGGTGGAAGTGGTGGAAACTGCGCTCATCACGCGCAAGTATGTTATAATATAGCACAATTTGACGCTTCTACTGCACTTTGCTATATGATGCACAATGTTGCAACAGCGTGTATTGCAACTTTTGGGACAAAGGAGCAAAAAGAGGAATTTTTGCCAAAAGTAGCAAAAGGTGAGATTTCTTTTGCTCTTGCTTATAGTGAAAGTGGCTCTGGGACACATTTTGGGCTGCCTGATATAACAGAAACGCAAGCAGGAGAATATAGAATCTTAAAAGGGCGTAAAAGTTTTGTAACTTCCGCACAACAAGCAAACTACTACCTTACTTATACAAATTCTTGTAAGGTAAATGGTGGCAAAAATAATTGGATTACACCTAATGATGCACAGGGCATTATACACGAGGAGGGTGTATGGAATGGGTTAGGTATGCGTGGGAATGTTTCAAAACCTGTGCAGTATAATGATGTGAAGTTACCCGAAAAATATTTGCTTGGCAAAGACGGAGAGGGTGAGACACAAGCTGGAGTTGTGGCAATGTATTTTGTCGTAGGGCTTGGAGCGGTGTATAGTGGCGTTGGCAAAGCTGCCTATGAATGCGCACTTGCTCATTGTAAGAGTAGAAAATATACCGATGGCTCATCTTTGGCAGATAAAGAGCTAGTGAGAATCCATATTGCAGAGCTTTATACAAAAACACAAGCACAAATTGCACTTGTTTATGAGGCTGCAAGGGCATTTGATAATCAAGAAGCTGATGCAGTGTGTAAAATCTTTGCGTGCAGAATCAATGCCACACAGCTTGTTATGGACATTTGTGCTCTTGCAATGCGACTTGGCGGAGGAAAGGCTTATAGCAAACTCTTGCCATTAGAGCGATATTTACGAGACGCGTTTGCCTCTCAAGTAATGGCACCAAGCCTTGATATTTTGCAAGTGTGGCTTTCTGACGCACTTTTGCCAAAGGAGTAAGCAAAATGAAGTCAATTTTAGTAGGTGCGGTGGCGTATGCACCCCAAATTGTCCCTATTTGGGATACGATTAGAGAGTATGCTAATGATTATTTTAAAGATATAAGGCTAGATTATGTGCTCTTTAGCAACTATGAGCGGCAAGTGCAGTGGCTCAAGGAGGGCAAAATTGATATTGCGTGGAATACAAATGTTGCTTATATCCGCTCTCAACACATTACAAGTAATGGTGTAGAGGCAATTTTAATGCGTGATACTGATATTGGCTTTAAAAGCGTATTTGTCACTAAAAGAGACACGATAAAGGCTTTAGAGGATTTAAAGGGCAAAAAATTTGGTTTAGGGAGTTTGGATTCTGCTCAAGCCGCGATTATGCCTTTATTTTACTTGCAGCAAACGCGACTTGCGCTTAAAGAAATGCCTTTAGATTCTTTGCATCTTGCTAACACAGATGAGACACTAAGAATCTATCGCTTTAATAGCGATGTGGGCAAACACGGCGACACAGGGCGAAGTGAATTTGATGTGCTTGATAAGATTAAAAATGGAGAATTAGACGCGGGAGCGATTGGCTCAAGCACTTGGGCGAGAATTATGCAAGAGGGAAACTACCCTGAAATGGTGAATTTCTATACAAGTTCGGGTTATTGCCATTGTAATTTTACAACTTTGAAAAGTTTTGATTCTAGCTTGAAAAAAAGCTTTGTGGAAATGATGAAATCACAAAATACACTTAAAAATGACCCTAAAATCTCGTCAATGATGAGTTTAGAGGGACTTAATGAATGGGTTTTGTGTGATGAAAACGCATTAAAAGGCTATGAGGAAATTGCTCAAGCAATGAAAGAGCAACATCTTTTGGACATACCAAGTTATGAGTGATTGCCCAGCAGGCTTTCAAGAAAAATCGTTGCATAACTCCCTTTGGGGAGATAAAAATGCAGCTCAAAGTGTGCCTCTTGCGGAATATATTGTCCCTCTATATCCTCTGCCCATACCCACGCATAACGTCTTGTGCCATTTGCTTGAATATGTAAATCTAAAAACTGCTTTTCAATATCAAAGGCGAGGTGTTCTGAATGTGTGAATTTTGTGCCACAGAGCGCACCTGTGGGCGCGATATGTTTTTGTAAAAAACGCGTGGATTCTATGGCTGTATCTTCACATACAAAGTTTTTGCCAAAAGGATAATGGCACATTATATCGCCTTGGA harbors:
- a CDS encoding acyl-CoA dehydrogenase family protein, with the translated sequence MLSLENLEQKAAEFGRAFVAPHTESIDKEARFPKEAYNELKKQGFMGLLVPKEYGGSGGNCAHHAQVCYNIAQFDASTALCYMMHNVATACIATFGTKEQKEEFLPKVAKGEISFALAYSESGSGTHFGLPDITETQAGEYRILKGRKSFVTSAQQANYYLTYTNSCKVNGGKNNWITPNDAQGIIHEEGVWNGLGMRGNVSKPVQYNDVKLPEKYLLGKDGEGETQAGVVAMYFVVGLGAVYSGVGKAAYECALAHCKSRKYTDGSSLADKELVRIHIAELYTKTQAQIALVYEAARAFDNQEADAVCKIFACRINATQLVMDICALAMRLGGGKAYSKLLPLERYLRDAFASQVMAPSLDILQVWLSDALLPKE
- a CDS encoding ferritin-like domain-containing protein produces the protein MQDSKSCIFMGCLPVGTLFFMRLENALLLTQQGTLIEVVSDRDNLENDISMWCAFKGEEFIQKRIISQNTDSKGNFVYILRKKSPTRFQKFDSAAHIAPPTQGLAPNGVQVELASPNYHFGIESHTDILSSNVAHIYEDSKKAQWNATTDIQWEEIPQFSPALQFAIAQIMTYLTENEFSALYIPARFLGQISPFFTPIPLLLSSIIGDESRHIESFIKRANITGLGVQYSTLTTQQSLFSLWNEKDYFKSSFLLHIMGEGTFIDLLKFLEESFRALGDEASAHLFALARKDESRHVAYGMSNVKQAIAQNPAKITALKEVVFKRKNYLDAQSSESSLLLESMAILRGGGESSAEISLGFEEVLELKKKMEKNRTKRLVECGIDEELALDLSRAHTPNFM
- a CDS encoding phosphate/phosphite/phosphonate ABC transporter substrate-binding protein; amino-acid sequence: MKSILVGAVAYAPQIVPIWDTIREYANDYFKDIRLDYVLFSNYERQVQWLKEGKIDIAWNTNVAYIRSQHITSNGVEAILMRDTDIGFKSVFVTKRDTIKALEDLKGKKFGLGSLDSAQAAIMPLFYLQQTRLALKEMPLDSLHLANTDETLRIYRFNSDVGKHGDTGRSEFDVLDKIKNGELDAGAIGSSTWARIMQEGNYPEMVNFYTSSGYCHCNFTTLKSFDSSLKKSFVEMMKSQNTLKNDPKISSMMSLEGLNEWVLCDENALKGYEEIAQAMKEQHLLDIPSYE